In the genome of Candidatus Syntrophosphaera sp., one region contains:
- a CDS encoding formylglycine-generating enzyme family protein, producing the protein MKRLLLLLFISAAGFCLAQTAPMVSNVTAAQRLDGSRIVDIWYDLWDADGDLCEIELKVSVNGGVSFDLNPSSGLLSGDIGPDVASGTGKHIVWNAGGEAFRLDGDQFRFKVSAEDEPSPGIPSNFILVEGGTFHNGTSNITLSSFYLDRYELTQAGYEQIMKENPSHDYGVGPSYPVYRVSWFDAIEYCNRRSIQEGITPCYSYGNYGADPDSWPTGWNANYQNQNFLNCNWSAPGYRLPSEMEWMFAAKGGNQSLNFIYSGSNDVDLVAWYNENSGGVAHIVGLKVPNELGFHDMSGNLWEWVWDFYFATYPTSDQTNPHGPDYGTCRVNRGSCFHGQGSFCAVTFRNIGGLATDIYYGVGFRVCRNAPQD; encoded by the coding sequence ATGAAGCGATTGCTGTTATTGCTCTTTATTTCCGCGGCGGGGTTTTGCCTTGCCCAGACGGCTCCCATGGTATCAAACGTCACCGCCGCGCAGAGGCTTGACGGAAGCAGGATAGTCGACATCTGGTACGACCTCTGGGACGCGGATGGCGATCTATGCGAGATTGAGCTCAAGGTCTCTGTCAACGGCGGAGTCAGCTTCGATCTGAATCCCTCTTCTGGCCTTCTTTCCGGGGACATTGGCCCGGATGTGGCCTCCGGAACGGGCAAACACATAGTCTGGAACGCCGGCGGCGAGGCCTTCAGGCTGGACGGCGACCAATTCCGGTTCAAGGTCAGCGCCGAAGACGAACCCAGCCCCGGCATTCCTTCGAACTTCATCCTGGTGGAGGGAGGCACCTTTCACAACGGCACCTCAAACATCACCCTCTCCAGTTTCTACCTAGACCGCTATGAGCTCACCCAGGCCGGCTACGAGCAGATCATGAAGGAAAATCCCTCCCACGACTATGGGGTCGGGCCCAGCTATCCTGTCTATCGGGTTTCCTGGTTCGACGCGATCGAATACTGCAACCGGCGGAGCATCCAGGAAGGGATCACGCCCTGCTACAGCTACGGAAATTACGGGGCTGATCCAGATTCCTGGCCCACAGGCTGGAACGCCAACTACCAAAACCAAAACTTTCTGAACTGCAACTGGAGCGCCCCGGGCTACAGGCTGCCCTCGGAAATGGAATGGATGTTCGCAGCAAAAGGCGGAAATCAGTCCCTGAATTTTATCTACAGCGGCAGCAACGACGTGGACCTGGTGGCCTGGTACAATGAAAACTCCGGCGGCGTGGCCCATATAGTGGGCCTTAAAGTCCCCAACGAGCTTGGTTTCCACGACATGAGCGGAAACCTCTGGGAATGGGTGTGGGATTTTTATTTTGCCACTTATCCAACAAGCGATCAGACCAATCCCCATGGCCCCGATTACGGCACTTGCCGCGTCAACCGGGGAAGCTGCTTTCACGGCCAGGGATCTTTTTGCGCAGTCACTTTCCGCAATATTGGCGGCTTGGCCACTGATATCTACTATGGAGTCGGATTCCGGGTCTGCCGCAACGCGCCTCAGGATTGA